A stretch of DNA from Thalassospiraceae bacterium LMO-SO8:
GGTTTGAAATCGACCTTGTCGCGGGTCAGGGTGTTGTGCAGGCGAAGGGTCATCAGAACTGCTTTGTAAATCCGTTGGTGATGGGATAACGGCGGTCGCGGCCGAAGGCGCGGCCGGTGATCTTGACCCCCGGCGGGGCTTGGCGGCGTTTGTATTCGGCGCGGTCCAAAAGCACCCAGATGCGGCGCACCACCTCGGCGTCGAAGCCTTCCTTGACCGTGGCGTCGAAGCCCATTTCCTTTTCGACCAGACACATCAGGATGGCGTCCAACTCCTCATAGGGCGGCAGCGAATCCTGGTCCTTCTGGTCGGGGCGCAGCTCGGCACTGGGCGGCTTGGTGATCGTGCGCTCGGGGATCGCGCGCCCCTTCGGGCCCAGGAAGTCCGCCGGGCAATGCTGATTGCGCCAATGGCACAGCTTGAACACGGTCGTCTTGTAGACGTCCTTCAACACCGAATAGCCGCCGTTCATGTCGCCGTAGATGGTGGCGTAGCCGACGGACATTTCCGACTTGTTGCCCGTGGTCAGCAGCATATGGCCGAACTTGTTGCTGATCGCCATCAGCAGAAGGCCCCGCGTGCGGGCCTGGATGTTCTCTTCGGTGATGTCCTTGTCGCGGCCCGCGAACAGGGGGGCCAGCATGGCGTCGAAGGCGGTCATGGCCGGTTCGATCGGCACGCTTTCCAGCCGCGTGCCCATGAGCGTCGCCGCCTCGGCGGCGTCTTCCAGGCTGTCGGCGGAGGTATAGGGCGAGGGCATCATCACCGTCAGCACCCGGTCCGCCCCAAGGGCGTCGACGGCGACGGCGGCGGACAGCGCCGAATCGACCCCGCCGGACAGGCCCAGGACCACGCCCGGAAAGCCGTTCTTGTTCACATAGTCGCGCAGCCCCAGGACCATGGCGCGGTAGATGGATTCCGTGTCGTCGGGGGCGGCGGTGATCGCCGCCGTCTCGGGCCGGAAGGCCTCGCCGTCGCGGGTCCATTTGGTCAGGGCCACGTCGCTTTGCCAGCAGGCCATCTTGGCCGTCAGGGCGCAGTCGGCATCGAGCACGAAGGAGCCGCCGTCGAACACCAGTTCGTCCTGCCCGCCGACCAGATTGGCGTAGAGCAGCGGCAGGCCCGATTCCTTGACCCGGGAAACCGCATAGGACAGGCGCTGGTCGCCCTTTTCCACGTCATAGGGGGATCCGTTGAGGACGATCAGCATTTCCGCGCCGCTTTCGTCCAGGCATTCGGTCACGTCCTCGAACCACATGTCCTCGCAGACCATGACGCCGAGCCTGGCCCCCCGGAACGGCACCGGGCCGGGCAGGGGGCCTTGCGCGAACAGGCGCTTTTCGTCGAACACGCCGTAGTTGGGCAACTCATGCTTCAGGCGCACGACCTGGACCTCGCCACCGTCGAGCAGCAGGGCCGCGTTGTAAAGCTTGCCCTTGTCCCGCCAGGGGGCGCCGGTCAGCACGGCCGGGCCGCCGTCGTCGGTTTCCGTGGCCAGGGTCTTCACGGCTTCCTCGATCCTGTCCTGGAACGAGCGCTTCAACACCAGGTCTTCCGGCGGATAGCCGCACAGCGCCAGTTCCCCCGTGACCACCAGATCGGCGCCCAGCTTGGCGGCCGCGGCCCGGGCGTCCCGGACGAGCGCCAGGTTGCCCGCGACGTCGCCGACGGTCGGGTTGATCTGGGCAATGGCGATGGCCAGGGTTTCGGTCATGAAAGCTTCGCGGTGTTCGGGTTTTCAGAAGGGGTCGGTCAGGCGGCGGCAGGGTAGGGACGGCGGGGGAACGTGTCAACGAAACCGGCGCGGAATCGGCGGCGTTACGTGTCCTTGCCGGGCCGCCGCAACAGGAACTCGCGGCCCAGTTTCACGCGCGGCGTGCCGTCATAGGCGATGATGTCGGCGGTGGCGTAGGTCTCGTTCCAGTTGCTGGGCAGGTACGATCCCGTGCCCACCACGTCGATGGGCGCCTCCACGTCGGCCATGACCTTGCATTTCTCGACGTCGAAGCCGGACGAACAGACGATCCGGGCCTTGTGATGTCCGGCGGCGTCGAGGCGTTCGCGGAACAGGAAGATGGCGGCCGCCGACACGCCCGTGCCGGTCAGATAGCGCAGTTCCTTTTCATTGCGGTAGCGGCGCACGGCCAGCGGCACGTGGCGTTCCAGCACGGCGTAGCTTTCCTGGGGGTCGAGGCCTTCCATGTAGCGCCCGCCGTGGGTATCCAGGCGGAAGGCGAGCTTGCCCGCCGCGAGCAGGTCCGGGAAATGGGCGCAGACGGCCAGCGCGTCCGTGATCTCGGCCCCGAAATAGTCGGCGAGCACGGTCATCGGCTCGCCCGGGAAGGTCTCGGCGTACATTTCCGCCGCGCGCAGGGTCGATCCGGCGTAGCCGATCATGGCGTGGGGCATGGTGCCCATGCCGTCCGTGTTGCCGAAGTGATGGGCCGTCGCCTTGGTCGCGTTGCCGATGAAGCCCTTGGCCCCGGCCTGGTCGCGCGCGGCCTGCGACCCGACGGAGCACGCATAGGCCATCTGGTCGGCCATTTCCGTGCCGGCGCAGTGGCGCGCGTCCATGGCCATGAAGGCGACCTTGGGCAGGGTCGCGCACATGACATAGGCGTTGTTGGCGGCGACGCAGCAGGCCCCCAGTTTCTGGAGCAGCAGGGTTTCCAGATCGACCAGATGTTCGAGCGATCCGGTCACGTACATCAGGGGCTCGCCGGCGCCGACCCACTGGCCCTCGGCGAAATTGGGTTCGACCTTGAAGTCGGTCGACCGGGCGCGGGCGGCTTGCGTCAGCCAGTCCAGCGCGATACGCGGCGCGAACACGACGGGCCGGCGCATGAAGATCGCATAGGTGACCTGGGTGTCGCCGAAGCGGCGGACCGCCTGCTTGGTGCGCAGGAAATAATGATCGGCCCAGCGGGTGATCTGGTCCTCGAACCGCGTCTTGTCGGCCATGTCGTCCGGTGGCCCGTCCATGGAATGTCTCCCCGCCGCGCCGCCTGACGGTCCGCGTCTATGACGGCAGGGCGGCCTGTTTCAGCTTGGGCGTACGGGCTTCCTTCAGCATTTCCGCCACCAGGAACGCCAGTTCCAGCGCCTGACGGGCGTTGAGCCGGGGATCGCAATGGGTGTGATAGCGGTCGCTGAGGTCCGTGTCGGTGATCGCCTGGGCGCCGCCCGTGCATTCGGTCACGTCCTGGCCGGTCATTTCCAGATGCACGCCGCCGGCATGGGTGCCTTCGGCCTGATGCACGGCGAAGAAGTCGCGGACTTCGGACAGGATGCGGTCGAACGGCCGGGTCTTGTAGCCGCTGGACGCCTTGATGACGTTGCCGTGCATGGGGTCCGTGACCCAGACGACCTTGCGGCCCTCGGATTTCACCTTGCGCACCAGCGGCGGCAGGCCCTGGG
This window harbors:
- a CDS encoding NAD+ synthase, which encodes MTETLAIAIAQINPTVGDVAGNLALVRDARAAAAKLGADLVVTGELALCGYPPEDLVLKRSFQDRIEEAVKTLATETDDGGPAVLTGAPWRDKGKLYNAALLLDGGEVQVVRLKHELPNYGVFDEKRLFAQGPLPGPVPFRGARLGVMVCEDMWFEDVTECLDESGAEMLIVLNGSPYDVEKGDQRLSYAVSRVKESGLPLLYANLVGGQDELVFDGGSFVLDADCALTAKMACWQSDVALTKWTRDGEAFRPETAAITAAPDDTESIYRAMVLGLRDYVNKNGFPGVVLGLSGGVDSALSAAVAVDALGADRVLTVMMPSPYTSADSLEDAAEAATLMGTRLESVPIEPAMTAFDAMLAPLFAGRDKDITEENIQARTRGLLLMAISNKFGHMLLTTGNKSEMSVGYATIYGDMNGGYSVLKDVYKTTVFKLCHWRNQHCPADFLGPKGRAIPERTITKPPSAELRPDQKDQDSLPPYEELDAILMCLVEKEMGFDATVKEGFDAEVVRRIWVLLDRAEYKRRQAPPGVKITGRAFGRDRRYPITNGFTKQF
- a CDS encoding nicotinate phosphoribosyltransferase, with the translated sequence MADKTRFEDQITRWADHYFLRTKQAVRRFGDTQVTYAIFMRRPVVFAPRIALDWLTQAARARSTDFKVEPNFAEGQWVGAGEPLMYVTGSLEHLVDLETLLLQKLGACCVAANNAYVMCATLPKVAFMAMDARHCAGTEMADQMAYACSVGSQAARDQAGAKGFIGNATKATAHHFGNTDGMGTMPHAMIGYAGSTLRAAEMYAETFPGEPMTVLADYFGAEITDALAVCAHFPDLLAAGKLAFRLDTHGGRYMEGLDPQESYAVLERHVPLAVRRYRNEKELRYLTGTGVSAAAIFLFRERLDAAGHHKARIVCSSGFDVEKCKVMADVEAPIDVVGTGSYLPSNWNETYATADIIAYDGTPRVKLGREFLLRRPGKDT